A section of the Procambarus clarkii isolate CNS0578487 chromosome 38, FALCON_Pclarkii_2.0, whole genome shotgun sequence genome encodes:
- the LOC138372264 gene encoding uncharacterized protein, translated as MVVGEAVRLTALGGPSYALEGQNVTLTCGFDLEGDDLYSLLWWLDSSVVLRYTAPLYEPSNWTSEGTQEPELRDDLFLLDPISNVTTRPLSWFPAEGLQATLGREGEPENLWLLEVGPEAAGVYTCEVTTEAPPTFLSANASHLLHVIVPPSGSPSLRGTAGVVAEGEWVAATCVSPPALPAPDITFYINQKPVVKEFMSAVMVRSTGDKRKVVSRTVGFSAYRPLFTLGHLALECRVTIDTLVWSATTDLLLEGYDPAHDAAQFRCKKLT; from the exons ATGGTGGTGGGCGAGGCTGTGAGGCTGACGGCCCTGGGCGGCCCTAGCTACGCCCTGGAGGGCCAGAACGTGACCCTGACCTGTGGGTTTGACCTGGAGGGAGATGACCTCTACTCCCTGCTCTGGTGGCTCGACAGCTCTGTGGTGCTGCGGTACACCGCCCCTCTGT ACGAGCCGAGCAACTGGACCAGCGAGGGGACACAGGAACCAGAGCTACGAGACGACCTCTTCCTGCTCGACCCCATCAGCAATGTCACCACACGACCTCTCTCATGGTTCCCTGCTGAGGGCCTTCAGGCAACGCTG GGTCGTGAGGGCGAGCCAGAGAACCTGTGGCTGCTTGAGGTTGGCCCTGAGGCTGCTGGAGTCTACACCTGTGAGGTAACCACTGAAGCGCCTCCTACCTTCCTCTCCGCCAACGCCTCTCATCTCCTACATGTTATTG TGCCTCCGTCAGGGTCGCCGTCGCTACGGGGGACGGCaggggtggtggcggagggcgAGTGGGTGGCAGCCACCTGTGTGTCGCCCCCGGCGCTGCCTGCTCCGGACATCACCTTTTACATCAACCAGAAACCG GTGGTGAAGGAGTTCATGTCAGCGGTCATGGTCAGGTCAACAGGAGATAAGAGAAAAGTCGTGTCTCGTACAGTCGGATTCAGCGCCTATAGGCCGCTCTTCACCCTGGGCCACCTGGCCCTCGAGTGCCGCGTTACCATCGACACACTCGTCTGGAGTGCCACCACCGACCTCCTCCTCGAGGGATACGACCCTGCTCACGACGCTGCCCAA TTCAGGTGCAAAAAACTCACATAA